A single Nitrospira sp. SG-bin1 DNA region contains:
- a CDS encoding acetyl-coenzyme A synthetase produces the protein MSEQIETLLKESRTYQPTAKTIAAAYIKDYETEYKKSIADPEAFWNREAKELEWFTPWEKVLEWNYPWAKWFVGARCNIAYNCLDRHLKTWRKNKVALIWVGEQDQERIFTYAELYRQVNRCANALKKLGLRQGDRVTIYLPKIPEQVIAMLACARIGVIHSVVYSGFSAPALASRINDAEAKLVITADVGFDRGKTIPLKSVVDEALKTCPTIDHVVVVRRLITDSPLAAPKEIDWKEWVEHERPVCEAEQLDAEAPLYILYTSGTTGRPKGVVHVHGGYMVGTYTTTKYVFDLKDEDVYFCVADPGWVTGHSYIVYGPLLNGATILTAEGKPDHPNPGRWWDLIERYGVSIFYTTPTAIRLLMRYGEDWPKKFDLSTLRILGSVGEPINPEAWEWYHRVTGGDKPIMDTWWQTETGAILISPLPTVPLKPGSATRAFLGIEADVVDREGNSLPANAGGFAVIKKPWPSMMRTIYKDPERYRAYWNTIPNCYTAGDVCHKDSDGYMWFMGRADDVIKVAGNRLGTAEVESALVSHPAVAEAAVIGKPHKTVGESIKAFIILKQGEQESPALIKSIKDQVLKELGKIGVPSEIDIVSSLPKTRSGKIMRRVLKAKELGQDPGDISTIEE, from the coding sequence ATGAGCGAACAGATCGAGACCTTGTTGAAGGAAAGTCGGACGTACCAGCCGACCGCCAAGACAATCGCCGCAGCCTATATCAAAGACTACGAGACCGAATACAAGAAATCCATCGCAGACCCTGAAGCGTTTTGGAACCGTGAAGCCAAGGAGCTGGAGTGGTTCACTCCTTGGGAGAAGGTGCTGGAGTGGAATTATCCCTGGGCGAAATGGTTCGTCGGCGCACGATGCAACATTGCCTACAACTGCCTGGATCGTCACCTCAAGACCTGGCGAAAGAACAAAGTCGCATTGATCTGGGTGGGCGAACAGGATCAAGAACGCATCTTCACCTATGCGGAACTGTACCGGCAGGTGAACCGCTGCGCCAACGCCCTGAAAAAGCTGGGTCTCCGACAAGGCGATCGTGTCACCATCTATTTGCCCAAAATACCTGAACAAGTCATCGCCATGCTGGCGTGCGCCAGAATCGGCGTGATTCACAGTGTCGTCTATTCAGGGTTCAGCGCCCCAGCCCTGGCCAGCCGTATCAACGATGCGGAGGCCAAGCTTGTGATTACGGCGGATGTCGGGTTCGACCGCGGCAAGACCATCCCATTGAAATCGGTCGTGGACGAGGCCCTTAAAACCTGTCCGACGATCGACCATGTGGTGGTCGTACGCCGCCTGATCACCGACTCTCCCCTTGCCGCTCCGAAGGAAATCGACTGGAAGGAGTGGGTCGAGCATGAACGACCGGTTTGCGAAGCAGAACAGCTGGATGCCGAAGCACCGCTGTATATTCTCTATACCTCCGGCACGACCGGCCGGCCGAAGGGTGTGGTCCATGTCCATGGAGGGTACATGGTCGGCACCTATACGACGACGAAGTATGTGTTCGACCTGAAAGATGAGGACGTGTATTTCTGCGTAGCTGATCCAGGCTGGGTCACAGGCCACAGCTATATCGTCTATGGTCCTCTTCTTAATGGGGCCACGATTCTGACCGCGGAAGGGAAACCGGATCATCCAAATCCTGGGCGCTGGTGGGATCTCATCGAACGGTACGGGGTCTCGATTTTCTATACGACCCCGACCGCCATTCGCCTGCTCATGCGCTACGGCGAAGACTGGCCGAAGAAATTCGATCTCTCGACGCTTCGTATTCTTGGAAGTGTCGGAGAACCGATCAACCCTGAAGCGTGGGAATGGTACCACCGCGTGACGGGCGGGGACAAACCGATCATGGACACCTGGTGGCAGACGGAAACGGGGGCAATCCTTATTTCCCCGCTTCCCACCGTGCCGCTGAAACCCGGCTCGGCCACGCGCGCCTTTTTGGGGATTGAAGCCGACGTCGTCGATCGCGAGGGAAACAGTCTCCCTGCCAACGCCGGCGGCTTCGCCGTCATCAAAAAACCGTGGCCCTCCATGATGCGTACGATTTACAAAGATCCGGAGCGGTACAGGGCTTACTGGAATACGATCCCTAATTGTTATACGGCCGGCGATGTCTGTCACAAAGACTCAGACGGCTACATGTGGTTCATGGGACGTGCGGATGACGTGATCAAAGTCGCGGGCAACCGGCTTGGAACCGCCGAAGTCGAAAGCGCCTTAGTCAGCCACCCTGCCGTCGCGGAGGCAGCGGTCATCGGCAAGCCGCATAAGACAGTCGGTGAATCAATCAAGGCCTTCATCATTTTGAAACAAGGAGAGCAGGAAAGCCCGGCCCTCATCAAATCGATCAAGGATCAAGTTCTGAAAGAATTGGGCAAGATCGGCGTCCCGTCTGAAATCGACATCGTGTCGTCACTGCCGAAGACTCGCTCCGGAAAAATCATGCGGCGCGTGTTGAAGGCGAAAGAACTGGGACAAGACCCGGGCGATATTTCCACGATCGAGGAGTGA
- a CDS encoding penicillin-binding protein activator LpoB has translation MVTKTFRPSLVVTASVVLALSGCGHETKVTRVDTGLVTDLSGRWNDTDSRMVAEAMVKDALQYPWLGNFEKANQRQPVVVVGTVLNSSHEHISVQTFITDLERELTHSQKVTFVAGKGERDEIRTERKEQAIYAREDTQKAPGKETGADFMMKGTIATILDEADGTKAVFYQVDLQMIDLENNAKVWYGQKKIKKVVEKKRTVF, from the coding sequence ATGGTGACCAAGACATTTCGTCCTTCGCTTGTCGTCACGGCGAGCGTAGTTCTGGCGTTGTCCGGGTGCGGACACGAAACCAAGGTGACTCGGGTCGATACCGGGCTCGTCACCGACTTGAGCGGTCGGTGGAACGACACGGATTCCCGGATGGTCGCCGAAGCGATGGTCAAGGATGCGCTGCAATATCCATGGCTCGGGAATTTTGAAAAAGCGAACCAACGTCAACCTGTCGTCGTGGTGGGGACGGTCTTGAATAGCAGTCATGAACATATCAGCGTGCAAACCTTCATCACGGATTTGGAACGAGAACTCACCCATTCCCAGAAAGTCACGTTCGTGGCCGGCAAAGGTGAGCGGGATGAGATTCGGACCGAACGGAAAGAGCAGGCCATTTACGCGCGCGAGGACACTCAGAAAGCTCCCGGAAAAGAGACAGGCGCCGATTTCATGATGAAGGGGACGATCGCCACCATTCTTGATGAAGCCGACGGAACCAAAGCGGTCTTCTATCAAGTGGATCTTCAGATGATCGATCTGGAGAACAATGCGAAGGTGTGGTACGGGCAGAAGAAGATCAAGAAGGTGGTTGAAAAGAAACGCACCGTCTTTTAA